One Streptomyces sp. NBC_01217 genomic region harbors:
- a CDS encoding WhiB family transcriptional regulator, protein MRHITTHDAPATGLRGIGDTSWHSRGACHGMDVEDADAVFFPLPRDHEAIAEAKELCGWCPVRRACLDFALENVLKEGIWGGLTEAERRPWHDGLPQRLDYRRVTAFFRGRDVHLTEAERQVVIDHAYVRGWRPDRLAVALQISHKHARDLLRQAANKVLDRDRNYGVPRPKKKRKKTTPAAGSPAPAAPGTQQPVVRPAASTSAHAPLGKAA, encoded by the coding sequence TTGCGCCACATCACCACCCACGACGCGCCGGCCACCGGCCTGCGCGGCATCGGAGACACCAGTTGGCACAGCCGCGGTGCGTGCCATGGCATGGACGTCGAGGACGCCGACGCCGTCTTCTTCCCGCTCCCCCGGGACCACGAAGCCATCGCTGAGGCGAAGGAGCTGTGCGGCTGGTGCCCGGTACGCCGCGCCTGCCTCGACTTCGCCCTGGAGAACGTCCTCAAGGAGGGCATCTGGGGCGGCCTCACCGAAGCCGAGCGGCGTCCCTGGCACGACGGACTGCCCCAGCGCCTCGACTACCGACGCGTGACGGCCTTCTTCCGGGGACGCGACGTGCACCTGACCGAGGCCGAGCGGCAGGTCGTCATCGACCACGCCTACGTACGGGGCTGGCGGCCCGACCGGCTTGCCGTCGCCCTGCAGATCAGCCACAAGCACGCCCGTGACCTGCTCCGGCAGGCCGCCAACAAGGTGCTCGACCGCGACCGCAACTACGGCGTGCCACGGCCCAAGAAGAAGCGGAAGAAGACCACTCCGGCAGCAGGCAGCCCCGCGCCCGCCGCACCCGGCACTCAGCAGCCGGTAGTCCGTCCGGCAGCGTCGACTTCGGCGCACGCCCCTCTCGGAAAGGCCGCATGA
- a CDS encoding zinc finger domain-containing protein produces MDRREIAALLAYIGRLDPRTIRTDQGEARDQLAQWHELLGDVPMATPHGWDARVAARQHIRTSPYQILPADVARPWESYRRDRLARHSDPTPSVDPDDQAAWTAELVGTRRAVASGAAQPVQARAIPSGRDGIDPKLEARLREIGSCIPPAARAALAPYRPARAAREAAVAQGLPDALSVRCEWCLAQPGEPCRRRRIGPDGGARGTAPRATPHPGRLDLAAAQRAQPTEQVQQPAMA; encoded by the coding sequence GTGGACCGCCGCGAAATCGCCGCCCTTCTGGCCTACATCGGCCGACTCGACCCCCGCACCATCCGCACCGACCAGGGCGAGGCCCGCGACCAGCTCGCCCAGTGGCACGAGTTGCTCGGCGACGTGCCGATGGCCACCCCGCACGGCTGGGACGCCCGCGTCGCCGCCCGCCAGCACATCCGCACCTCGCCGTACCAGATCCTGCCCGCGGACGTGGCCCGTCCCTGGGAGAGCTACCGGCGCGACCGCCTGGCCCGGCACTCCGATCCCACGCCGTCCGTCGACCCGGACGACCAGGCCGCCTGGACTGCCGAGTTGGTCGGCACCCGCCGCGCCGTCGCCTCCGGCGCCGCGCAGCCCGTGCAGGCCCGGGCAATCCCCAGCGGTCGCGACGGGATCGACCCGAAGCTGGAGGCGAGGCTGCGGGAGATCGGCTCCTGCATACCGCCCGCCGCCCGTGCAGCCCTCGCGCCCTACCGGCCCGCGCGAGCCGCACGCGAGGCCGCCGTCGCGCAGGGGCTGCCCGACGCCCTGAGCGTCCGGTGCGAGTGGTGCCTGGCCCAGCCAGGCGAGCCGTGTCGTCGCCGCCGGATCGGTCCCGACGGCGGAGCGCGCGGAACTGCCCCGCGCGCCACCCCGCATCCCGGCCGCCTAGACCTCGCCGCCGCCCAGCGGGCCCAGCCGACGGAGCAGGTCCAGCAGCCCGCCATGGCCTGA
- a CDS encoding helix-turn-helix domain-containing protein, protein MSSDAREWVWEHSSSRGTARLVLLSIADRVADEQCVSWASLSSLAKRTRASVSTVREAIDRLVHAGELEQLDDLTGPQRSTVYRLPLAAKAVAETAEEDEGADQVSEEAPEAAPTLRISALRRCGIRPREVPESPTRVRKPAVPETGRSRRKPAPRRTGNRHSDVPETGTQNRSEPDLNRRYSSGAAVTSAAEWQVDPATRTWARQQGHLDRLGEQGLQAADAKWRAHRADFKPRPADAWAADWRSWVAREHAPGRPNLYAVPGKRPAAPSGMTRAEAHTAALLAALDEPTGTE, encoded by the coding sequence ATGAGCAGCGACGCCCGCGAGTGGGTGTGGGAGCACAGCTCCAGCCGAGGAACCGCGCGCCTGGTCCTGCTGTCGATCGCCGACCGGGTGGCCGACGAGCAGTGCGTCTCCTGGGCCTCGCTGTCCAGCCTGGCCAAGCGCACGCGCGCTTCCGTCTCCACAGTGCGCGAAGCCATCGACCGCCTGGTCCACGCCGGTGAGCTGGAGCAGCTCGACGACCTCACCGGCCCGCAACGCAGCACCGTCTACCGCCTCCCCCTCGCCGCCAAGGCCGTGGCGGAGACCGCTGAGGAGGACGAGGGCGCCGACCAGGTGTCGGAGGAGGCGCCCGAGGCCGCCCCGACGTTGCGGATCTCGGCCCTGCGACGGTGCGGAATCCGCCCGCGTGAGGTGCCGGAATCCCCCACGAGGGTCCGGAAACCGGCAGTACCGGAAACCGGCAGGTCCCGACGGAAACCGGCACCTCGACGTACCGGAAACCGGCACAGCGATGTACCGGAAACCGGCACACAGAACCGTAGTGAACCGGATTTGAACCGTAGGTACAGCAGTGGTGCTGCCGTCACCTCGGCTGCCGAGTGGCAGGTCGACCCCGCCACCCGCACCTGGGCCCGCCAGCAAGGACACCTCGACCGCCTCGGCGAGCAGGGCCTGCAGGCCGCCGATGCGAAGTGGCGTGCCCACCGCGCCGACTTCAAGCCGCGGCCGGCGGATGCCTGGGCTGCCGACTGGCGCTCCTGGGTCGCCCGAGAGCACGCCCCAGGGCGCCCGAACCTCTACGCCGTGCCCGGCAAGCGCCCCGCCGCGCCGAGCGGCATGACACGGGCCGAGGCCCACACCGCCGCCCTCCTCGCCGCCCTCGACGAGCCGACCGGAACGGAGTAG
- a CDS encoding XRE family transcriptional regulator: protein MEEPTEGQVNPKGLMDRLNRLFDTVHPPDRGPFSNAEVAELMEKRGLGKLSAQYLWLLRTGQRDNPTKRHLEALAGFFGVDPAYWFDDAVAEKTVQELELLALLRDAKIKNVLLRLSDVSADGKDAVLGIVESVRKSEGLPPSTGA from the coding sequence ATGGAAGAGCCGACCGAAGGTCAGGTGAACCCCAAGGGGCTCATGGACCGCCTAAACCGCCTGTTCGACACGGTGCACCCGCCCGATCGCGGCCCCTTCAGCAACGCTGAAGTGGCCGAACTGATGGAGAAGCGGGGGCTGGGCAAGCTGTCGGCCCAGTACCTGTGGCTCCTGCGGACGGGGCAGCGCGATAACCCGACGAAGCGTCATCTCGAAGCGCTCGCAGGGTTTTTCGGGGTGGATCCCGCCTATTGGTTCGACGATGCCGTCGCTGAAAAGACCGTGCAGGAGCTTGAGTTGCTCGCACTGCTTCGCGACGCGAAGATCAAGAACGTTCTTCTTCGCCTATCCGACGTCTCCGCAGACGGAAAAGACGCCGTCCTGGGGATCGTCGAGAGTGTACGAAAATCCGAGGGGTTGCCGCCCTCAACTGGCGCGTAA
- a CDS encoding MAB_1171c family putative transporter codes for MKDLLHPISLVVATLGFLCLLRDVPTRRRDPASTALAAVFLLSGLSFLFSITPTWNYLDRVLGTVNLSVPLAQGCVVALLACQQVVLTYWGSPPEVARQRSRRWLGAGFSVIAGLLVLFALLTPSAPHPIDFTLYYAHNGWYAAYLTLYVMAYTIGELFLARACWRLARRSTRGSVRYGLRVVALGATVTLGYSAVRIGNVIAGAFDTSISDWEGFAWTCGDVGAMLTLVGWLVPTISDQAQSVQYRIKQYRSYYGLRPLWLAFYSEAPEIELPIDRVDPAQRRRFRRIAIRLYRRAVEIRDGRFVIRQYLDAAVRDASEAHHRARGFRGQELSAAVTADQILAGIAARAEGARPAPDQLTEFADSERQTSRPMDDIDALLDVARHLRRQPARAPHLERVSA; via the coding sequence GTGAAGGACCTGCTCCATCCGATCAGCCTCGTCGTCGCCACGCTCGGCTTCCTCTGCCTCCTGCGGGACGTGCCGACCCGCCGCCGAGACCCCGCCTCCACTGCGCTGGCCGCCGTCTTCCTGCTGTCAGGACTGTCGTTCCTGTTCTCCATCACGCCGACGTGGAACTACCTCGACCGAGTCCTCGGCACCGTCAACCTCTCCGTGCCCCTCGCGCAAGGCTGCGTGGTCGCGCTCCTGGCCTGCCAGCAGGTGGTCCTCACCTACTGGGGATCCCCGCCCGAGGTCGCCCGCCAGCGGAGTCGCCGGTGGCTCGGGGCGGGCTTCTCGGTGATCGCCGGGCTGCTGGTGCTGTTCGCCCTGCTGACGCCCAGCGCGCCTCATCCGATCGACTTCACGCTGTACTACGCGCACAACGGCTGGTACGCCGCGTACCTCACCCTGTACGTCATGGCCTACACCATCGGGGAGCTGTTCCTCGCCCGCGCCTGCTGGCGCCTGGCCCGCCGCAGCACCCGCGGGTCCGTCCGCTACGGCCTGCGCGTCGTCGCCCTCGGGGCCACCGTCACCCTCGGATATAGCGCGGTCCGCATCGGCAACGTGATCGCCGGTGCCTTTGACACCTCAATCTCAGACTGGGAGGGCTTCGCCTGGACCTGCGGCGATGTCGGCGCCATGCTCACGCTCGTCGGCTGGCTCGTGCCCACCATCAGTGACCAGGCCCAGAGCGTCCAGTACCGGATTAAGCAGTACCGCAGCTACTACGGGCTGCGCCCCCTATGGCTGGCGTTCTACAGCGAGGCGCCTGAGATCGAGCTGCCGATCGATCGAGTCGACCCGGCTCAGAGGCGCCGTTTCCGCCGCATCGCGATCCGGCTCTACCGCCGAGCAGTCGAAATCCGGGACGGCCGGTTCGTGATCCGCCAGTACCTCGATGCCGCAGTCCGCGACGCCAGCGAAGCCCACCACCGGGCCCGAGGGTTTCGCGGCCAGGAGCTGTCGGCCGCCGTCACGGCCGACCAGATCCTCGCCGGAATCGCCGCCAGGGCCGAAGGCGCCCGTCCGGCTCCCGACCAGCTCACCGAATTCGCCGACTCCGAACGCCAGACCAGTCGGCCCATGGACGACATCGACGCTCTCCTCGATGTCGCTCGCCACCTTCGCCGCCAGCCCGCACGAGCCCCCCACCTTGAGCGAGTCTCCGCATGA
- a CDS encoding amidase family protein: MTTDLTHQPAHVQLQALDRREISSRELLDLHLGRIDACHVNAVVTRDDDAARTAARAADERRARNESSGTLDGLPLTIKDSFETAGLRTTSGAEDLAHHVPARDADAVARLRHQGAVIMGKTNTPAYCQDLHTDNRLFGRTLNPHDSERTAGGSSGGPAAAVAAHLTPADLGSDLAGSLRLPAHYCGVYGLRPTHGLVPARGHIPRPPGWITSSDMVTPGPLARHPRDLDLLLDALTTPSPAENSPWRVKLPTAYRGIGQLRVAVWAEDARCPVDRETADALATVEQALASAGTNVRRTTGPVGFTDSLRLFEQLLHATATAATDDEAGAAELAAARNLQDDDASPRAAILRRRTQTHRVWLRANEERLRLRETWQRFFADAEHDVLITPAAPTPAIPAGTRAFTVDGVEWNFFDQTGWANLTSHVGLPSLVIPVARNVEGLPIGVQLVGPSYSDRTLLAIAEDLASLLGGMAGGISL, translated from the coding sequence ATGACGACCGACCTCACCCACCAGCCCGCCCACGTCCAGCTCCAGGCACTGGACCGCCGCGAGATCTCCAGCCGCGAGCTGCTCGACCTCCATCTCGGCCGGATTGATGCCTGCCACGTCAACGCTGTCGTCACCCGTGACGACGACGCGGCCCGGACCGCCGCACGAGCGGCAGACGAACGCCGCGCCCGGAACGAGAGCAGCGGGACCCTCGACGGCCTTCCCCTCACGATCAAGGACAGCTTCGAGACGGCCGGCCTACGCACCACCAGTGGCGCCGAGGACCTGGCTCATCACGTACCCGCACGGGACGCCGACGCGGTCGCCCGGCTGCGCCATCAAGGCGCCGTGATCATGGGTAAGACGAACACGCCGGCGTACTGCCAGGACCTGCACACCGACAACAGGCTGTTCGGCCGCACGCTCAACCCCCACGACTCCGAGCGCACCGCCGGCGGCTCCTCCGGCGGTCCCGCCGCCGCGGTCGCCGCCCACCTGACTCCCGCCGACCTCGGCAGCGACCTCGCCGGCTCACTGCGGCTTCCGGCTCACTACTGCGGCGTCTACGGCCTGCGCCCCACGCATGGACTCGTCCCGGCTCGCGGCCACATCCCCCGCCCGCCGGGATGGATCACCAGCAGCGACATGGTCACCCCCGGCCCCCTGGCACGCCACCCCCGCGACCTCGATCTGCTCCTCGACGCGCTGACAACACCGTCACCCGCCGAGAACAGCCCCTGGCGCGTTAAACTGCCCACGGCGTACCGCGGCATCGGCCAGCTCCGCGTGGCGGTGTGGGCCGAGGACGCACGCTGCCCCGTCGACCGCGAAACTGCCGATGCTCTTGCCACCGTCGAGCAGGCACTAGCCTCCGCCGGCACGAACGTCCGCCGCACCACAGGACCGGTCGGCTTCACCGACTCTCTCCGACTGTTCGAGCAGCTCCTCCACGCCACCGCGACGGCCGCCACCGACGACGAAGCCGGCGCGGCCGAGCTCGCGGCAGCGCGAAATCTGCAAGACGATGACGCGAGCCCACGGGCTGCCATTCTCCGGCGCCGGACGCAGACGCACCGAGTCTGGCTCCGCGCCAACGAGGAGCGCCTCCGGCTTAGGGAGACCTGGCAGCGGTTCTTCGCCGACGCCGAGCACGATGTACTCATCACCCCGGCCGCCCCCACTCCCGCAATCCCGGCCGGCACCCGCGCTTTCACGGTCGATGGCGTCGAGTGGAACTTCTTCGACCAGACCGGCTGGGCCAACCTCACCAGCCACGTTGGTCTACCCAGCCTGGTCATACCTGTTGCGCGAAACGTGGAGGGGCTCCCGATCGGCGTGCAGCTTGTGGGGCCGTCTTACTCGGACCGGACATTGCTTGCAATAGCCGAAGACCTGGCGTCGCTTCTCGGAGGGATGGCCGGGGGAATCAGTCTTTGA
- a CDS encoding GIY-YIG nuclease family protein → MLNDVIVRQTETDLLSTPRTLDTAVTDLPTTAGLYAWWAPAEVLAPFAGPANSGRPELRLLYVGKAKRLRSRIVSNHLRDSGRSTLRRTLAGLLMSAEGYRTVWTDRVVLVGEDEQRLTDWMHRHLTLTWSEYHDPVPLETALISRLRPPLNVDGAEHGTALDCVKQARSLYYASAGSRPDK, encoded by the coding sequence CATCGTCCGGCAGACCGAAACCGACCTGCTCTCCACGCCACGCACCCTGGACACTGCGGTCACCGACCTGCCCACCACGGCGGGCCTGTACGCCTGGTGGGCACCAGCCGAAGTGCTGGCCCCCTTCGCCGGTCCCGCCAACTCTGGCCGCCCTGAGCTGCGGCTTCTGTACGTGGGCAAGGCCAAGCGGCTGCGGTCCCGCATCGTCTCGAACCACCTGAGGGACTCCGGCCGCTCCACCCTGCGCCGCACCCTGGCCGGACTGCTGATGTCCGCCGAGGGCTACCGCACCGTCTGGACCGACCGCGTCGTCCTGGTCGGCGAGGACGAGCAGCGCCTCACCGACTGGATGCACCGGCACCTCACTCTCACCTGGAGCGAGTACCACGATCCCGTCCCGCTGGAGACGGCGCTGATCTCCCGTCTCCGCCCGCCGCTGAACGTCGACGGAGCCGAGCACGGCACCGCTTTGGACTGCGTCAAGCAGGCCCGGTCCCTCTACTACGCCAGCGCCGGGTCCCGTCCGGACAAATAG